One window from the genome of Crateriforma spongiae encodes:
- a CDS encoding redoxin domain-containing protein: MTKAAGPHDLPEGFTELKIGDRAPEFELPGVDGKTYTLDDFSQPDVLMVYFTGTHCPTSHGVERRLQTFLKSMQGQSFGFVAINPNHSSGLRPDEFGHTQYDETFEDSRRYAHDLGWEFPFLYDGEKQLTARAYGCLATPHVFIFDQKRTLRYNGRFDDSRFPDPATVKHHDAINAVNALLAGKPVPVEKTRPHGCSTKWRERSVHVAEEEAKWQAAQATVQEIDVDAVKALRQNGSGKVRLFNVWATWCAPCMQEMPDLTKIARKFSRREFELITISLDAPEDKEDVVKFLGKVRAVMSDKLRKSVEQEGRTTNNYIYVGASTDDLAEALDPEWPGPAPYSLLIDQDGNVIYRKVGVVDPEKLTDKILQTLTHFHKP, from the coding sequence TTGACAAAAGCCGCGGGACCGCACGATCTGCCAGAAGGGTTCACCGAACTGAAGATAGGTGATCGGGCCCCCGAGTTTGAATTGCCCGGTGTGGATGGGAAAACTTATACGCTCGATGATTTCTCCCAGCCCGATGTCCTAATGGTCTACTTCACCGGGACACATTGCCCGACATCGCACGGTGTCGAACGACGCTTGCAGACCTTCCTAAAATCCATGCAGGGTCAAAGTTTCGGCTTCGTCGCGATCAATCCCAATCATTCGTCAGGTCTTCGGCCAGACGAGTTCGGACACACTCAGTACGACGAAACGTTTGAAGATTCTCGCCGATACGCCCACGACCTGGGCTGGGAGTTTCCATTTCTTTACGATGGCGAAAAACAGCTGACCGCCCGAGCCTATGGATGTTTGGCCACACCTCACGTTTTTATCTTCGATCAAAAACGCACACTGCGGTACAACGGACGGTTTGACGATTCACGTTTTCCGGATCCCGCGACGGTCAAGCATCACGACGCGATCAACGCCGTGAACGCGTTACTGGCCGGAAAACCCGTTCCCGTCGAAAAGACTCGCCCGCACGGTTGTTCAACCAAGTGGCGTGAACGCAGCGTTCATGTTGCCGAAGAAGAAGCGAAATGGCAGGCGGCTCAAGCCACGGTGCAGGAGATTGACGTCGATGCCGTCAAAGCATTGCGTCAAAACGGGAGTGGCAAAGTGCGTCTGTTCAACGTTTGGGCAACCTGGTGTGCCCCGTGCATGCAAGAAATGCCTGATCTTACGAAGATCGCCAGGAAATTCAGCCGCCGCGAGTTCGAGTTGATCACCATCAGCCTGGACGCTCCCGAAGACAAAGAAGACGTTGTCAAATTCTTGGGCAAAGTCCGCGCCGTGATGAGCGATAAGCTCCGCAAATCGGTGGAACAAGAAGGACGCACGACCAACAACTACATCTATGTCGGTGCCAGCACGGATGACCTTGCCGAAGCACTCGACCCCGAGTGGCCCGGGCCCGCACCTTATTCACTGTTGATCGATCAAGACGGCAACGTGATCTATCGCAAAGTCGGCGTTGTGGATCCAGAAAAACTCACCGATAAGATCCTTCAGACGCTAACTCATTTCCACAAGCCTTAG
- a CDS encoding efflux RND transporter periplasmic adaptor subunit — protein MQTLTRFGMRSLFIPPLVAGIFVAIWIVGNRPQPQREVADEASRMLRVIDVPVVDVVPRVVGYGTATPGATWQAVAEVDGRIVEVHPELESGSFVNKDQLLLRIDPTEYEYAVAQLEAEIEQAKALIDELIRTEENLKASIAIEREALNVTQREMERLRQLASRSATSQSELDTQQRSIFTQQQRLQDQTSALNLLPARKQSQEANLALKQAQLAQAKLDLKHTEIRAPFHCRLGTVTLDVDQYVGTGQTLFEAYNIDLVEVEAQAPMREVRRLIQNDSQTASLEEFSMQRVRDVFNVRAVVEMASSDIPARWDARFMRVRESLDLQTRSLSMVVGVDDPYEQVIPGIRPPLLQGTYCRVTLIGQPRPNQVIVPRHTVHDGHVYVLDDEQRLRKQPVEVAFVQGEFAVIRSGLSGGETLIVSDPTPAVEGMLIDPVTDDELLDRVITDASGANLGVPVATNHGETGNTGDGDD, from the coding sequence ATGCAAACGCTCACGCGATTTGGCATGCGGTCACTGTTCATTCCGCCGTTGGTCGCGGGTATCTTCGTCGCGATCTGGATCGTGGGGAACCGTCCGCAACCGCAACGGGAGGTCGCCGACGAAGCATCGCGAATGCTGCGTGTGATCGATGTTCCCGTGGTCGACGTCGTTCCACGCGTTGTTGGCTACGGCACCGCAACGCCCGGCGCAACGTGGCAGGCGGTGGCGGAGGTGGACGGCCGAATCGTGGAAGTCCATCCGGAGCTGGAATCAGGTTCGTTTGTCAACAAAGATCAGTTGCTGCTCAGGATCGATCCGACCGAATACGAGTACGCGGTCGCTCAACTGGAAGCCGAGATCGAACAAGCCAAAGCGTTGATCGACGAGCTGATACGAACCGAAGAGAACTTGAAAGCGTCAATAGCGATCGAACGCGAAGCGCTGAATGTGACTCAGCGTGAAATGGAACGCTTGCGACAACTGGCATCGCGAAGTGCCACGTCACAATCAGAATTGGACACACAACAACGGTCGATCTTTACTCAGCAGCAACGCCTGCAGGACCAAACCAGTGCGTTGAACTTGTTGCCCGCACGCAAACAAAGTCAAGAAGCCAACCTGGCACTCAAGCAAGCACAACTGGCTCAAGCGAAATTGGACCTCAAGCACACCGAGATCCGTGCTCCGTTTCACTGCCGATTGGGCACGGTCACGTTGGACGTCGACCAGTACGTCGGCACGGGCCAGACTCTATTCGAGGCCTACAACATCGATCTGGTCGAAGTCGAAGCCCAGGCTCCGATGCGTGAAGTGCGGCGGCTGATTCAGAACGATTCGCAAACGGCATCACTGGAAGAGTTCTCGATGCAGCGTGTGCGTGATGTCTTCAACGTCCGCGCCGTTGTTGAGATGGCATCGTCGGATATCCCCGCTCGCTGGGACGCACGGTTCATGCGTGTCCGTGAATCGCTGGACCTGCAAACTCGCAGTCTGAGCATGGTGGTCGGCGTGGATGATCCGTATGAACAAGTCATTCCCGGTATCCGACCGCCGCTACTGCAGGGTACGTATTGCCGCGTGACCCTGATCGGTCAACCTCGTCCGAACCAAGTCATCGTCCCGCGGCACACCGTTCACGACGGTCATGTCTATGTGTTGGACGACGAACAACGTTTGCGAAAACAGCCGGTCGAAGTCGCGTTCGTGCAAGGGGAGTTCGCCGTCATCCGCAGCGGCCTGTCCGGTGGCGAAACATTGATCGTGTCCGATCCGACGCCAGCCGTTGAAGGGATGTTGATCGATCCGGTCACCGACGATGAACTGCTCGACCGAGTGATCACTGACGCCAGTGGTGCCAACCTGGGTGTGCCGGTCGCAACAAACCATGGCGAAACCGGCAACACCGGAGACGGCGATGATTGA
- a CDS encoding glycoside hydrolase family 97 protein, with product MRSFATACCILCLCLVPTIGQAIEVTSPDGLLRAEFVLESGVPRWTLFYGGQQRLESGRLGLGIAGDELGMLEQVSASVNEQNEAVKTTWGKFAQYQNHYRQLDWKLRELSGDGREIQVIARVFNSGIGIRYAFGRGWDSSIDIRDDLTEFRFTKDDIGWAHNREHDPVGPQPLRKFHQAKTSLIPLVVRCSDGVHLSVVEAAIYDHAPFTLTALPSNVHGFRARMAPSKITRDTATSWRVVLVGRSAGDLLVSPVLFCLNPPCKISDTSWIKPGLAMWDWRAWGAKVDDGFTYGLDMPSWRRFIDFASRCGVSYLVLDAGWYGLEFKKDSDPKTSRNYLLVQPDPDSPRLVPKPAPADWQDPIDIPELIRYAREKNVGILLYFNDLARDHGSFEETLALYRQWGAAGIKYGFMKGDGQQKVLKTRQIVQLCAKYQLLCDFHDGPVPPSGDRRTWPNYVSREFCHAQSDAMRSFTPSTFCEQVFVNMVAGPLDMCNGLFTLNNPAQDRPKIFENVPSTVVAETARTLIVFSGLSFLPDCPEAYESKADLFQFLGQLPMTWDETRILDGEIGEYIVSARRSGSEWFIGSATNEESRTLEIKLDFLDPDTSYQVTLYEDADDAHYLHRREDYQVRQTTAHRGDVLHAKLAPGGGHCIHLTRSP from the coding sequence ATGAGATCGTTCGCGACCGCCTGTTGCATTCTGTGCCTTTGCCTTGTTCCCACCATCGGACAGGCAATCGAAGTCACCAGCCCGGATGGTCTGCTTCGGGCCGAATTCGTGTTGGAATCCGGCGTTCCCAGATGGACGCTTTTCTATGGCGGGCAACAGCGGTTGGAGTCCGGTCGATTGGGGCTTGGCATTGCCGGTGACGAACTTGGCATGCTGGAGCAGGTTTCTGCGTCGGTCAACGAACAGAACGAAGCGGTTAAGACAACGTGGGGAAAATTCGCCCAATATCAAAACCACTATCGACAATTGGATTGGAAGCTTCGTGAATTGTCCGGTGATGGTCGTGAGATCCAGGTGATCGCAAGGGTTTTCAACAGCGGTATCGGAATACGCTACGCCTTCGGGCGGGGTTGGGATTCGTCCATTGACATCCGCGACGACCTGACGGAGTTTCGATTCACCAAAGACGACATCGGCTGGGCCCACAACCGCGAACACGATCCGGTCGGGCCCCAACCGCTCCGCAAATTTCATCAAGCGAAGACATCTTTGATCCCGCTGGTCGTGCGATGTTCCGATGGCGTGCATCTGTCAGTCGTCGAGGCGGCGATTTACGACCATGCCCCCTTCACCCTGACAGCACTGCCATCGAATGTGCACGGTTTTCGAGCGCGCATGGCACCGTCCAAAATCACCCGTGATACCGCCACGTCCTGGCGTGTCGTGCTGGTCGGTCGCAGCGCCGGCGACTTGCTGGTTTCCCCCGTTTTGTTTTGCCTCAATCCGCCCTGCAAGATTTCGGATACATCATGGATCAAACCAGGATTGGCCATGTGGGATTGGCGGGCATGGGGCGCGAAAGTCGACGACGGGTTCACCTACGGGCTGGACATGCCCAGTTGGCGCCGATTCATCGATTTCGCATCACGGTGTGGCGTGTCATATCTGGTGCTGGACGCGGGATGGTACGGATTGGAGTTCAAGAAGGACTCGGATCCAAAAACCAGTCGTAATTACTTGCTGGTCCAGCCCGATCCGGATTCGCCGCGACTGGTTCCCAAGCCTGCTCCAGCGGATTGGCAGGATCCCATCGACATCCCCGAATTGATTCGATACGCACGCGAAAAGAATGTCGGAATTCTGTTGTACTTCAACGACCTGGCCCGCGATCACGGTTCGTTTGAAGAAACACTGGCCTTGTATCGGCAATGGGGCGCCGCCGGCATCAAGTACGGGTTCATGAAAGGCGATGGGCAACAAAAGGTGTTGAAGACCCGACAGATCGTTCAGCTTTGTGCGAAGTATCAGCTGTTGTGTGACTTCCATGACGGCCCCGTGCCCCCCTCGGGTGATCGTCGCACATGGCCGAATTATGTCTCACGTGAATTTTGCCATGCCCAATCGGACGCCATGCGTTCGTTCACGCCATCCACGTTTTGCGAACAAGTCTTTGTGAACATGGTTGCCGGCCCCTTGGACATGTGCAACGGCCTATTCACCTTGAACAATCCGGCGCAGGACCGCCCCAAGATCTTCGAAAACGTTCCCAGCACCGTAGTCGCCGAAACCGCAAGAACCCTCATTGTCTTCTCGGGACTTTCCTTTTTGCCGGACTGTCCCGAAGCCTATGAATCGAAGGCTGACCTCTTTCAGTTCCTCGGTCAGCTGCCCATGACCTGGGACGAAACACGGATCTTGGACGGCGAAATCGGAGAATACATTGTTTCGGCTCGCCGCTCGGGATCCGAATGGTTCATTGGTTCGGCGACCAACGAAGAATCACGCACCCTTGAAATCAAATTGGATTTCTTGGATCCCGACACGAGCTACCAAGTCACCTTGTACGAAGACGCGGACGACGCGCATTACCTGCACCGCCGCGAGGACTACCAAGTCCGCCAGACCACCGCACACCGCGGCGACGTCCTACACGCAAAGCTCGCCCCCGGCGGCGGCCACTGCATCCACCTCACCCGATCCCCTTAA
- a CDS encoding MarR family winged helix-turn-helix transcriptional regulator: MQFDSESTPGFAIGRIAYLMRIRMEAVLKQAEWPFTPDETQTLITLADMGEPLSMNDLASRMVRTPTTVKRQLDRLVDHKFIKRSVSPKNARILMVGLTSRGEKKLRTELPLLDDLRKSALQVITKTQVAEIQKVLQKMQSNLANHALKD, translated from the coding sequence ATGCAGTTTGATTCCGAATCGACGCCGGGATTCGCGATCGGGCGGATCGCCTATCTGATGCGAATCCGGATGGAAGCGGTGCTCAAGCAAGCCGAATGGCCATTTACACCAGACGAAACTCAAACCCTGATCACGTTGGCTGATATGGGCGAACCGCTGAGCATGAACGATTTGGCATCGCGAATGGTTCGTACCCCGACGACCGTCAAGCGGCAGCTAGACCGCCTGGTCGATCACAAGTTCATCAAGCGAAGCGTATCGCCCAAAAATGCTCGGATCTTGATGGTCGGTTTGACCTCTCGTGGCGAAAAGAAACTGCGAACCGAGCTGCCGTTGCTCGATGATCTTCGCAAAAGCGCTCTGCAAGTCATCACCAAAACGCAGGTGGCCGAGATACAGAAGGTGCTTCAGAAGATGCAATCCAACCTCGCGAACCACGCATTGAAAGACTGA
- a CDS encoding efflux RND transporter permease subunit — translation MIDQFARHPTLANLLMLLFIIAGLFALPKLERETFPEFTATEIQIQILYRGATAEEVEEAVCQRVEDAIDGVENVKEVRSDSQEGVAVITVEMRDGADISIFQDDIESEVEAITEFPVDVEDPVITQLGRTEAVMVLLVTGPMPTGDLKIYCENLKDRLQQVPQVSLVELGGFSDRQLRVELSEEALRRYSLTAADVARVIARQGIDIPAGALETRDNEVLLRFVEQRRTPEELEDLIIKGTRGGAEIRLRDLGQVVDLFEDEEVKSLLGNERAGVLRIEKTKTQDAIRVTTAVNEFLKAERQRQPNVNIAVVNDMSTLIRDRLRLVLKNAVQGIILVFCTLWMFFNLRMSFWVVMSLPVSFLGALFLMPMLGLTINMITLVAMLLATGILMDDGIVISENIARHLGMGKPAMQAAVDGVKEVAGGVVSSFLTTICVLGPLASLAGFIGKVLQVIPMVLILVLAVSLIEAFIILPAHLGHSLGHSGLERSGRMRGAIDTVLDWLRESVMGRCVDGAIRWRYLFLGSLAGLFVASLALVVSGIVPFQGFPTTEGEIVEARILLPQGTPIERTEKIVQRITTGLEEVNKEFTPDQPDGRELVETVQVQFGTNADAFESGSHVATITADLLSPENRSTRIDAVVQAWREEVGNLPDAISVTYGEAAFGPAGRPIEIRFQSDSLHDAKAAAQQGLAFFDQYEGVYNLTDDLRPGKQEYRIRLDEGAVGLGLDVTTIADQVRAAFQGTVADEIQVGTEAYEIEARLKTSDRDSLADFADFHVVLTDGSRVPLSAVAKVDVATGWSRIARLNGRRTVTLIGEVDTRVANTAALMGLFRRKAIPEIEEQHPNVRVQIEGESQESAETGNSMLQAFVLGLIGVFAILSYQFESWTEPLIVMAAIPMALIGVIWGHLITGNSLSIPSVLGFVSLAGVVVNDSILLVLFLKQERVKLSKVIESAQHASRLRFRAILLTSATTIAGLTPLLFETSRQAQVLIPLAVSVCFGLLASTVLVLIAIPAAYVALADLGLVAKIDEANSSRSSVSPRH, via the coding sequence ATGATTGATCAATTCGCTCGCCATCCAACGTTGGCCAATCTGTTGATGTTGTTGTTCATCATCGCGGGCCTGTTCGCGCTTCCCAAATTGGAACGCGAGACGTTTCCGGAGTTCACCGCGACGGAAATCCAAATTCAGATCTTGTACCGCGGTGCGACGGCAGAGGAAGTCGAAGAGGCGGTTTGCCAACGAGTCGAAGACGCGATCGACGGCGTTGAAAACGTTAAAGAAGTCCGCTCCGATTCCCAGGAAGGCGTCGCGGTGATCACGGTCGAAATGCGGGACGGTGCCGACATTTCGATCTTCCAAGACGACATTGAATCCGAAGTCGAAGCGATCACGGAGTTTCCGGTCGACGTCGAAGATCCCGTCATCACGCAACTCGGACGCACCGAAGCGGTGATGGTTTTGCTGGTCACCGGCCCGATGCCAACGGGCGACTTGAAGATCTACTGCGAAAACCTAAAGGACCGCTTGCAACAGGTGCCGCAAGTGTCGCTGGTCGAACTGGGCGGATTTTCCGATCGCCAGCTTCGCGTCGAGCTGTCCGAAGAAGCGCTGCGACGTTACAGCTTGACCGCGGCCGACGTGGCCCGAGTCATCGCACGTCAGGGCATCGACATTCCGGCCGGTGCGTTGGAAACACGCGACAACGAAGTCCTGCTGCGTTTTGTGGAACAGCGTCGCACGCCGGAGGAGCTCGAGGACCTGATTATCAAAGGCACGCGTGGCGGAGCAGAGATTCGCTTGCGTGATCTCGGCCAAGTCGTCGATTTGTTCGAAGACGAAGAAGTCAAAAGCTTGCTGGGCAACGAGCGGGCCGGTGTATTGCGGATCGAAAAAACAAAAACGCAAGACGCGATCCGCGTGACCACGGCGGTCAACGAATTCTTGAAAGCCGAACGCCAGCGTCAACCGAACGTGAACATCGCCGTCGTCAACGACATGTCGACGTTGATCCGCGATCGCTTGCGGTTGGTTCTGAAGAACGCGGTGCAGGGGATCATCCTGGTGTTCTGTACGCTGTGGATGTTCTTCAACCTGCGGATGTCGTTCTGGGTCGTGATGAGTCTTCCGGTCTCGTTCCTTGGTGCGTTGTTCTTGATGCCGATGCTGGGGCTGACCATCAACATGATCACGTTGGTCGCGATGCTGTTGGCAACGGGAATCTTGATGGACGACGGGATCGTCATTTCCGAGAACATTGCCCGGCATCTTGGCATGGGCAAACCAGCGATGCAGGCCGCGGTCGATGGCGTCAAAGAGGTTGCCGGCGGTGTCGTTTCATCGTTCCTGACCACGATCTGCGTGCTCGGTCCGCTCGCGTCGCTGGCGGGTTTCATCGGGAAGGTGCTGCAGGTCATCCCGATGGTGTTGATCCTGGTGCTGGCGGTCAGTTTGATCGAAGCGTTCATCATTTTGCCCGCCCACCTTGGTCACTCGCTGGGACATTCGGGCTTGGAAAGGTCCGGCCGAATGCGTGGTGCGATCGACACCGTGTTGGACTGGCTGCGTGAATCGGTGATGGGGCGGTGCGTCGATGGGGCGATCCGTTGGCGTTACTTGTTCTTGGGAAGCCTGGCTGGCTTGTTCGTGGCATCGTTGGCCCTGGTCGTCAGCGGCATTGTTCCCTTTCAAGGCTTTCCCACGACCGAAGGCGAAATCGTCGAAGCCCGTATCTTGTTGCCTCAAGGCACGCCGATCGAGCGGACCGAAAAGATCGTCCAGCGGATCACGACTGGACTGGAAGAAGTCAACAAAGAATTCACGCCGGACCAACCCGACGGTCGCGAACTGGTTGAAACCGTTCAGGTGCAATTCGGAACCAACGCAGACGCGTTCGAATCGGGTTCGCACGTGGCAACCATCACGGCGGATTTATTGAGCCCCGAAAACCGATCGACTCGGATCGACGCGGTGGTTCAGGCGTGGCGTGAAGAGGTCGGTAACCTGCCCGATGCGATCAGTGTCACGTACGGCGAAGCGGCGTTTGGACCGGCGGGGCGACCGATCGAAATCCGCTTTCAAAGCGACAGTCTTCACGATGCAAAAGCGGCAGCGCAACAGGGCTTGGCGTTCTTTGATCAGTACGAAGGTGTCTATAACCTGACCGATGATTTGCGTCCGGGCAAACAGGAATATCGCATCCGTTTGGATGAGGGCGCCGTGGGACTGGGATTGGATGTGACCACGATCGCCGATCAAGTTCGCGCGGCGTTCCAAGGCACCGTCGCCGATGAAATCCAAGTCGGCACGGAGGCTTATGAAATCGAAGCCAGATTGAAAACGTCGGACCGAGACAGCCTGGCGGACTTTGCTGACTTTCATGTGGTCTTGACCGATGGCAGTCGCGTTCCTTTGTCGGCGGTTGCCAAAGTCGACGTGGCGACGGGTTGGTCTCGGATCGCGCGGCTGAACGGTCGTCGCACCGTGACGTTGATCGGCGAAGTCGACACGCGAGTGGCCAACACGGCGGCGCTGATGGGTTTGTTCCGTCGTAAAGCGATCCCCGAAATCGAAGAGCAACATCCCAACGTTCGCGTTCAGATTGAAGGTGAATCGCAAGAGTCAGCCGAAACGGGGAACTCCATGTTGCAAGCGTTCGTACTGGGCTTGATCGGTGTGTTCGCGATCCTGAGTTACCAGTTCGAAAGCTGGACGGAACCGCTGATCGTGATGGCAGCGATCCCAATGGCGTTGATCGGCGTGATTTGGGGACACCTGATCACGGGGAACTCGCTGTCGATCCCCAGCGTGTTGGGATTTGTGTCGCTGGCCGGCGTGGTCGTGAATGATTCCATTTTGTTGGTGCTGTTTCTTAAGCAAGAACGTGTCAAATTAAGCAAAGTGATCGAGTCGGCTCAACATGCCAGCCGACTTCGCTTCCGCGCGATCCTGCTGACCTCAGCCACAACGATCGCCGGTCTAACTCCGCTGTTGTTCGAAACCAGTCGCCAAGCTCAGGTGCTGATCCCGCTGGCCGTCAGCGTATGCTTCGGCCTGTTGGCATCCACGGTCCTTGTGTTGATCGCCATCCCTGCCGCCTATGTCGCGTTGGCCGATCTTGGATTGGTCGCCAAGATAGACGAAGCAAACTCTTCGCGTAGCAGTGTCTCTCCGAGACACTGA
- a CDS encoding serine/threonine protein kinase — protein sequence MIATRTDCPSLDVLTRLIDGNCSQDEFESAAQHVDQCEHCQSRLPGSVSKTNGLTNMDSDEDSIFGESACQFAIARLMSTGVQRPMEVPLEQIGPYEILEPLGQGGMGMVCLARHNRLKRRCAIKFLPPHRVTEPGWLDRFDREMTTVAALEHPGIVRATDAGTDSGWHYLVMEYLQGMDVGRVAHRLRKIPIADACEIARQTAIALAHVHDHGLIHRDIKPSNVMLTRGGTVKLLDLGLVLAGDDPLAADDRLTTVGHLMGTLPAMSPEQLLDSRNVHAASDIYSLGATLYRLIAGRWPHAGDAGLAARVLAITGESGRSIPTPLSDFDPTVDAELERFVSRMMHRQPDQRPDASAVAERLSSWSVDADLKALLRRAESTPVPDAPVIPTFPPLNNPAAPPPVNPRNRMPAWLGPLGWFAAAVLLATVVIQIKTDRGLVTVTTDGKDTSVSVQEDTIPGSESATQPHNQKPVASADNPTHKKIYLGEDLDHWLGVFRQEQQIERIGQAMRAVELLSRDTPKRAEAARVTLQMANEHGSLLIEDNPDQSGNVNLIGGLPSPSSRFMGYLTQTFPHYLPSPGLAALEESLVEGNEKAKIAAILLLKHFVTGVYVNTRYPERQDSAAAYLSRLGETEQGRSQVEGLLRVLGKASNDLQPIASQSDRQSRVSYTTIDQAYDARHYAWETAVRITGQGGPHIEPPTWIADYVIERAGESITEYQRRELDPETNTTRWSYENSFGFGGFGGGGMQTQTSPTAPDWLMPRELFAAAVELQREGRLEMPTDFMAETLTHPSFSWYSTDGMSLQDVAKAMKEIDDNAYARITYHLDRLFREIDHQFQDSNNAEYVRTLTFLKPRLEEGLAEIYTAHVDQPKSAQQRLEDLMLAIPELQSFGQNTNPDLSIFISMVRALDSRAD from the coding sequence ATGATCGCCACCCGCACCGATTGCCCGTCGCTGGACGTCCTGACTCGTTTGATCGATGGGAACTGTTCCCAAGACGAATTTGAATCTGCGGCACAGCACGTCGATCAATGCGAACACTGCCAATCGCGGCTTCCGGGTTCGGTTTCGAAAACGAATGGCCTTACCAATATGGATTCCGATGAAGATTCCATCTTTGGTGAATCCGCCTGCCAGTTCGCCATCGCACGATTGATGTCCACCGGCGTCCAGCGTCCGATGGAAGTTCCATTGGAACAAATCGGGCCGTATGAAATCCTTGAACCACTGGGCCAAGGTGGCATGGGGATGGTGTGTTTGGCACGCCACAACCGTTTGAAACGACGTTGCGCGATCAAGTTCCTGCCGCCACATCGTGTTACCGAACCAGGCTGGCTGGATCGATTCGATCGTGAAATGACCACGGTTGCCGCGCTAGAACACCCCGGCATTGTTCGCGCGACCGATGCGGGCACGGATTCCGGTTGGCACTATCTGGTCATGGAATATTTGCAGGGAATGGATGTCGGCCGCGTGGCCCACCGATTGCGAAAGATTCCCATCGCGGATGCTTGCGAAATCGCGCGTCAAACCGCCATCGCCTTGGCCCACGTTCACGACCACGGTCTGATTCATCGCGACATCAAGCCGTCCAACGTGATGCTGACCCGTGGCGGGACCGTCAAACTTCTGGACTTGGGGTTGGTGCTTGCCGGCGATGATCCGTTGGCCGCCGATGATCGACTGACGACGGTCGGACATCTGATGGGGACGCTGCCCGCGATGTCGCCGGAACAGTTGCTGGACAGTCGAAACGTCCATGCCGCTTCGGACATCTATTCGCTGGGCGCAACCCTGTATCGTCTGATCGCAGGTCGCTGGCCGCACGCGGGTGACGCCGGCTTGGCCGCCCGAGTGTTGGCGATCACGGGCGAATCGGGGCGATCCATCCCGACGCCACTAAGCGATTTCGATCCGACGGTCGACGCCGAACTGGAACGCTTTGTCAGCCGAATGATGCATCGCCAACCGGATCAACGACCGGATGCATCTGCGGTGGCCGAACGACTTTCATCATGGTCGGTCGATGCGGATCTGAAAGCGTTGCTGCGGCGTGCGGAATCGACGCCAGTGCCAGACGCACCGGTCATCCCCACCTTCCCCCCGCTAAACAATCCGGCTGCACCGCCGCCGGTCAATCCCCGCAATCGGATGCCCGCTTGGCTCGGGCCACTCGGATGGTTCGCGGCAGCCGTCTTGCTGGCAACGGTCGTGATTCAAATCAAAACCGATCGTGGCCTTGTCACGGTCACCACAGACGGGAAAGACACCAGCGTCTCGGTACAGGAAGACACCATCCCAGGAAGCGAATCGGCGACTCAACCGCACAATCAAAAACCAGTCGCGTCGGCCGACAACCCGACCCATAAGAAAATCTATCTGGGCGAAGACCTCGATCATTGGTTGGGTGTTTTTCGTCAGGAACAACAAATCGAACGCATCGGACAAGCCATGCGTGCGGTCGAATTGCTTTCACGCGACACGCCAAAACGTGCGGAAGCAGCAAGAGTCACGCTGCAAATGGCCAACGAACACGGCTCGCTGCTGATCGAGGACAATCCCGATCAAAGCGGCAACGTCAACCTGATCGGTGGCCTCCCTTCGCCGTCTTCGCGATTCATGGGCTATCTCACCCAAACGTTTCCCCACTACCTTCCATCGCCAGGCCTTGCCGCACTGGAAGAATCGTTGGTCGAAGGAAACGAAAAAGCCAAGATCGCTGCAATCCTGCTTCTCAAGCACTTCGTCACCGGCGTGTATGTCAACACGCGTTACCCAGAACGCCAGGATTCTGCCGCGGCTTACCTGAGCCGACTTGGCGAGACGGAGCAGGGAAGATCGCAAGTGGAAGGCCTTCTGCGAGTACTTGGCAAAGCGTCCAACGATCTTCAACCCATCGCTTCGCAAAGTGACCGTCAAAGTCGCGTCTCCTATACGACAATCGACCAAGCCTATGACGCGCGGCACTACGCCTGGGAAACCGCAGTACGAATCACGGGCCAAGGCGGACCGCACATCGAACCTCCCACCTGGATCGCAGACTATGTGATCGAGCGTGCCGGGGAATCCATCACCGAATACCAACGGCGTGAGCTTGATCCCGAAACGAACACGACACGTTGGTCCTATGAAAACTCGTTCGGCTTCGGCGGTTTCGGAGGCGGAGGGATGCAAACGCAAACCAGCCCAACCGCTCCCGACTGGCTGATGCCCCGAGAATTGTTTGCAGCCGCAGTCGAACTGCAGCGAGAAGGCCGGTTGGAGATGCCAACGGATTTCATGGCCGAAACCCTGACACACCCTAGTTTCAGTTGGTACTCCACCGATGGCATGTCGCTGCAGGATGTGGCAAAGGCGATGAAAGAGATCGACGACAATGCGTACGCTCGGATCACCTACCATTTGGATCGCCTCTTCCGCGAGATCGACCACCAATTCCAAGACTCCAACAATGCGGAATACGTCCGCACACTGACCTTCCTAAAACCTCGCCTGGAAGAAGGACTGGCCGAAATCTACACGGCACACGTCGACCAACCGAAATCAGCACAACAGCGTTTGGAGGACTTGATGCTCGCCATCCCCGAGTTGCAGTCGTTTGGCCAAAACACCAATCCCGACCTGTCCATCTTCATAAGCATGGTACGGGCTCTGGACAGTCGGGCGGATTGA